A part of Penaeus vannamei isolate JL-2024 chromosome 1, ASM4276789v1, whole genome shotgun sequence genomic DNA contains:
- the LOC113816120 gene encoding sorting nexin-29 isoform X1 — translation MSAEENSDIRNSKKESLLSGLLTAVQGCQVRFGGRAELATETDERVASLCTSLESALSYGLKPRSPNRGLAAIKQVKDIVTSGLNLHLTLPGGDTEAPVLWWYVRELLTRHEYERFLLLKNVNTDLGRGRAWIRSLLNEHSLERYMHILVCDEKLLLQWYEPWALLRDMERAAMLPNLAAGLDSILFAISIDNSELNGGGWSEVLQKPEAAPVLPPEPEAQIAEPSESSTATGSNSAIRKRELRKKKKKIPSQLISFDDELSRPERPDVNSPLYHSAPTTCLSSPAPTTAGSTPYADRLEKLVHLRELQQAKEALKTSDSVSPETPAKSSKGMGNTGIKNAREIEGQPTMHDSDLESSFHSTDSKMKYDGESLNEPSYQQLFENILPKCSDNPSEGFSNSSAIVSTVVPQPKPQRPNSLYDQETGSYKSSQSNLSADSLASSEGDITGTVLTPVGSHSIQGLIPVSPRGVTPFESVQSDDNTSVNSYSQEVDDAAAAVEGIVGTHERTGVTSPGSFTSTLPSQSSGETTLTMEELKSAVLEISRARDAAEGRRMEVAAALTQEMETTSTLRAEIAHQQSQYQETIDKLNTKINTITRENELLKHQLKKYVGAVQLLRREGSSSSSEATSQPQIRTPPEYRDYHEEATAYETKLIQVAEMHGELMEFNERLHRLLRMREAQVRRFREELEDLRGPLPDDHDDEDELDETTSVTSDLDALSVSTAPRTLINIWIPTAFLTGTSADTHHVYQIYIRIRDDEWNVYRRFAQFYELHKQLKKKDPMVKNFDFPQKKTFGYKDEGVVEERRIRLQLYVRQVVNLLLNTHPQLASSPDKATLTSLLPFFAETQQPRDGGNGSSRSRTQRGVLSRFSASRQEQQHVSVADSPQYNGL, via the exons ATGTCTGCAGAGGAAAACAGTG atATTCGCAATTCCAAAAAAGAATCTTTACTGTCAGGTTTGCTAACTGCTGTTCAAGGATGCCAG GTGCGATTTGGAGGTCGAGCAGAATTGGCCACCGAAACAGATGAAAGAGTGGCTTCTCTCTGCACCAGCTTGGAATCAGCACTCTCCTATGGACTCAAGCCCAGATCTCCAAACAGAGGTTTAGCGGCTATTAA gCAAGTTAAAGACATAGTAACCTCAGGTCTCAATCTACACCTTACACTACCTGGAGGAGATACAGAAGCTCCAG TCCTTTGGTGGTATGTACGAGAACTTTTAACACGTCATGAATATGAACGATTTTTGCTTTTGAAGAATGTTAACACGGACCTCGGCAGGGGAAGGGCATGGATTCGAAGCTTATTGAATGAGCATTCCCTTGAGCGTTACATGCAT ATACTGGTTTGTGATGAGAAGCTTCTGCTGCAGTGGTATGAACCGTGGGCATTACTCCGTGACATGGAGAGGGCAGCAATGCTACCAAACTTAGCTGCAG GACTTGACTCCATTCTGTTTGCTATAAGCATTGACAACAGTGAGCTGAATGGAGGTGGTTGGAGTGAAGTCCTGCAGAAGCCGGAAGCAGCCCCAGTTTTACCCCCAGAACCTGAAGCCCAGATTGCAGAGCCTAGTGAAAGTAGTACAGCCA CTGGGAGCAACAGTGCTATTAGGAAACGAGAgctacggaaaaaaaagaaaaagattccatCACAGCTGATATCCTTTGATGATGAACTGTCAAGGCCTGAGAGACCAGATGTAAATTCTCCTTTATATCACAGTGCCCCAACTACTTGCCTCAGCTCTCCAGCCCCCACAACAGCAGGATCAACTCCTTATGCTGACCGTCTGGAGAAGCTTGTCCATCTGCGTGAACTCCAACAAGCGAAAGAGGCTCTTAAAACCTCTGATAGTGTCAGTCCAGAAACTCCTGCAAAAAGCTCTAAGGGCATGGGTAACACTGGCATTAAGAATGCCAGGGAGATTGAGGGTCAGCCCACAATGCACGATTCTGACTTAGAAAGTAGTTTCCATTCCACTGACAGCAAGATGAAATATGATGGTGAATCTCTAAATGAACCTAGTTACCAGCAGCTCTTTGAAAATATACTGCCTAAATGCTCAGACAATCCCTCTGAAGGTTTTTCAAATAGTAGTGCCATTGTTAGCACTGTAGTGCCTCAGCCAAAACCTCAGCGACCAAATAGCCTTTATGACCAGGAAACAGGTTCATACAAGTCTAGTCAGTCAAACCTTTCGGCAGATAGCCTAGCTTCAAG TGAAGGGGACATTACAGGAACAGTCCTGACTCCTGTTGGGTCACACAGTATTCAAGGATTAATACCAGTCAGTCCACGAGGTGTCACTCCTTTTGAGAGTGTGCAGTCAGATGACAACACATCAGTTAACAGCTATAGCCAA gAGGTAGATGATGCAGCAGCAGCTGTAGAAGGCATAGTCGGAACACATGAAAGAACAGGGGTTACAAGCCCAGGGTCATTCACCTCAACCCTTCCCAGCCAGTCAAGTGGAGAAACAACACTCACAATGG AGGAGCTAAAATCTGCAGTATTAGAAATAAGTAGAGCTCGTGATGCAGCAGAAGGGCGGAGGATGGAGGTGGCTGCTGCTCTTACTCAGGAAATGGAGACAACATCAACGCTTCGAGCAGAAATTGCTCATCAGCAGAGTCAATATCAAGAAACTATTGATAAGCTCAATACCAAAATCAATACCATTACAAG GGAAAATGAATTACTAAAGCATCAGTTGAAGAAATACGTTGGAGCAGTGCAACTCCTGCGTCGGGaagggagcagcagcagcagtgaggCCACATCACAGCCACAAATCAGAACACCGCCTGAGTACCGTGACTACCATGAGGAAGCCACGGCCTATGAGACAAAGCTTATACAG GTTGCAGAGATGCATGGAGAGTTGATGGAGTTCAATGAACGACTTCATAGATTGCTAAGGATGAGGGAAGCTCAg GTTCGCCGTTTTCGTGAGGAACTTGAAGACCTACGAGGTCCTCTACcagatgaccatgatgatgaggatgagttaGATGAGACAACAAGTGTCACCAGTGATCTAGATGCCCTCTCAGTGTCAACAGCTCCTCGCACTCTGATCAATATTTGGATCCCAACAGCTTTCTTAACTGGCACCTCTGCAGACACTCACCATGTTTATCAG ATATACATTCGCATCCGTGATGATGAATGGAATGTGTATAGAAGATTTGCTCAGTTCTATGAGCTTCATAAACAGTTAAAGAAGAAGGATCCCATGGTCAAAAACTTTGACTTTCCACAAAAGAAAACATTTGGTTACAAG GATGAAGGTGTTGTAGAAGAGCGCCGTATCCGCCTGCAACTCTACGTTCGCCAAGTGGTCAATTTACTTTTAAATACTCACCCACAACTTGCGTCCTCTCCAGATAAAGCAACATTGACCAGCTTGCTACCTTTCTTTGC
- the LOC113816120 gene encoding sorting nexin-29 isoform X2, which yields MHILVCDEKLLLQWYEPWALLRDMERAAMLPNLAAGLDSILFAISIDNSELNGGGWSEVLQKPEAAPVLPPEPEAQIAEPSESSTATGSNSAIRKRELRKKKKKIPSQLISFDDELSRPERPDVNSPLYHSAPTTCLSSPAPTTAGSTPYADRLEKLVHLRELQQAKEALKTSDSVSPETPAKSSKGMGNTGIKNAREIEGQPTMHDSDLESSFHSTDSKMKYDGESLNEPSYQQLFENILPKCSDNPSEGFSNSSAIVSTVVPQPKPQRPNSLYDQETGSYKSSQSNLSADSLASSEGDITGTVLTPVGSHSIQGLIPVSPRGVTPFESVQSDDNTSVNSYSQEVDDAAAAVEGIVGTHERTGVTSPGSFTSTLPSQSSGETTLTMEELKSAVLEISRARDAAEGRRMEVAAALTQEMETTSTLRAEIAHQQSQYQETIDKLNTKINTITRENELLKHQLKKYVGAVQLLRREGSSSSSEATSQPQIRTPPEYRDYHEEATAYETKLIQVAEMHGELMEFNERLHRLLRMREAQVRRFREELEDLRGPLPDDHDDEDELDETTSVTSDLDALSVSTAPRTLINIWIPTAFLTGTSADTHHVYQIYIRIRDDEWNVYRRFAQFYELHKQLKKKDPMVKNFDFPQKKTFGYKDEGVVEERRIRLQLYVRQVVNLLLNTHPQLASSPDKATLTSLLPFFAETQQPRDGGNGSSRSRTQRGVLSRFSASRQEQQHVSVADSPQYNGL from the exons ATGCAT ATACTGGTTTGTGATGAGAAGCTTCTGCTGCAGTGGTATGAACCGTGGGCATTACTCCGTGACATGGAGAGGGCAGCAATGCTACCAAACTTAGCTGCAG GACTTGACTCCATTCTGTTTGCTATAAGCATTGACAACAGTGAGCTGAATGGAGGTGGTTGGAGTGAAGTCCTGCAGAAGCCGGAAGCAGCCCCAGTTTTACCCCCAGAACCTGAAGCCCAGATTGCAGAGCCTAGTGAAAGTAGTACAGCCA CTGGGAGCAACAGTGCTATTAGGAAACGAGAgctacggaaaaaaaagaaaaagattccatCACAGCTGATATCCTTTGATGATGAACTGTCAAGGCCTGAGAGACCAGATGTAAATTCTCCTTTATATCACAGTGCCCCAACTACTTGCCTCAGCTCTCCAGCCCCCACAACAGCAGGATCAACTCCTTATGCTGACCGTCTGGAGAAGCTTGTCCATCTGCGTGAACTCCAACAAGCGAAAGAGGCTCTTAAAACCTCTGATAGTGTCAGTCCAGAAACTCCTGCAAAAAGCTCTAAGGGCATGGGTAACACTGGCATTAAGAATGCCAGGGAGATTGAGGGTCAGCCCACAATGCACGATTCTGACTTAGAAAGTAGTTTCCATTCCACTGACAGCAAGATGAAATATGATGGTGAATCTCTAAATGAACCTAGTTACCAGCAGCTCTTTGAAAATATACTGCCTAAATGCTCAGACAATCCCTCTGAAGGTTTTTCAAATAGTAGTGCCATTGTTAGCACTGTAGTGCCTCAGCCAAAACCTCAGCGACCAAATAGCCTTTATGACCAGGAAACAGGTTCATACAAGTCTAGTCAGTCAAACCTTTCGGCAGATAGCCTAGCTTCAAG TGAAGGGGACATTACAGGAACAGTCCTGACTCCTGTTGGGTCACACAGTATTCAAGGATTAATACCAGTCAGTCCACGAGGTGTCACTCCTTTTGAGAGTGTGCAGTCAGATGACAACACATCAGTTAACAGCTATAGCCAA gAGGTAGATGATGCAGCAGCAGCTGTAGAAGGCATAGTCGGAACACATGAAAGAACAGGGGTTACAAGCCCAGGGTCATTCACCTCAACCCTTCCCAGCCAGTCAAGTGGAGAAACAACACTCACAATGG AGGAGCTAAAATCTGCAGTATTAGAAATAAGTAGAGCTCGTGATGCAGCAGAAGGGCGGAGGATGGAGGTGGCTGCTGCTCTTACTCAGGAAATGGAGACAACATCAACGCTTCGAGCAGAAATTGCTCATCAGCAGAGTCAATATCAAGAAACTATTGATAAGCTCAATACCAAAATCAATACCATTACAAG GGAAAATGAATTACTAAAGCATCAGTTGAAGAAATACGTTGGAGCAGTGCAACTCCTGCGTCGGGaagggagcagcagcagcagtgaggCCACATCACAGCCACAAATCAGAACACCGCCTGAGTACCGTGACTACCATGAGGAAGCCACGGCCTATGAGACAAAGCTTATACAG GTTGCAGAGATGCATGGAGAGTTGATGGAGTTCAATGAACGACTTCATAGATTGCTAAGGATGAGGGAAGCTCAg GTTCGCCGTTTTCGTGAGGAACTTGAAGACCTACGAGGTCCTCTACcagatgaccatgatgatgaggatgagttaGATGAGACAACAAGTGTCACCAGTGATCTAGATGCCCTCTCAGTGTCAACAGCTCCTCGCACTCTGATCAATATTTGGATCCCAACAGCTTTCTTAACTGGCACCTCTGCAGACACTCACCATGTTTATCAG ATATACATTCGCATCCGTGATGATGAATGGAATGTGTATAGAAGATTTGCTCAGTTCTATGAGCTTCATAAACAGTTAAAGAAGAAGGATCCCATGGTCAAAAACTTTGACTTTCCACAAAAGAAAACATTTGGTTACAAG GATGAAGGTGTTGTAGAAGAGCGCCGTATCCGCCTGCAACTCTACGTTCGCCAAGTGGTCAATTTACTTTTAAATACTCACCCACAACTTGCGTCCTCTCCAGATAAAGCAACATTGACCAGCTTGCTACCTTTCTTTGC